The following are from one region of the Nocardioides marmotae genome:
- a CDS encoding class I SAM-dependent RNA methyltransferase: MSPRPPQRRGRPAPRQRQARGASVVGRRYEAVVGPVAHGGHCIVRVPTDPTGASEETRVVFARHGIPGERVLLELTEGTEGDRFWRGDVVEVLEASPDRVVPPCPFAGPGRCGGCDFQHVDLGRQRALKAEVVAEQLRRLAGLDLPVTVEAVEGDLPEQLAGLRWRTRQQYVRLPDGRRGLRKHRSREVVVVDDCRIAHPDAREPGPGTVTEQVVGPTSTQSFEVAADGFWQVHPGAPRVLVDTVLGLLQPQPGESVLDLYAGVGLFARFLGEAVGETGRVAAIEGDPTAAGHAETNCPGAEVTAGGVDEVLAASYDGAWDLVVLDPPREGARRPIVEQVVARTPRAVAYVACDPAALARDVAIFAEHGYRLTALRAFDLFPMTHHVECVALLTKSASDLR, from the coding sequence ATGAGCCCGCGTCCCCCCCAGCGACGGGGCCGCCCGGCCCCCCGACAGCGCCAGGCGCGCGGCGCCTCGGTCGTCGGCCGCCGCTACGAGGCCGTCGTCGGCCCGGTCGCCCACGGCGGCCACTGCATCGTCCGCGTGCCGACCGACCCCACCGGCGCCTCGGAGGAGACGCGCGTCGTCTTCGCCCGGCACGGCATCCCCGGTGAGCGGGTCCTCCTCGAGCTGACCGAGGGCACCGAGGGCGACCGGTTCTGGCGCGGCGACGTCGTCGAGGTCCTCGAGGCCTCCCCGGACCGCGTCGTGCCGCCCTGCCCGTTCGCCGGCCCCGGCCGCTGTGGCGGCTGCGACTTCCAGCACGTCGACCTCGGCCGCCAGCGCGCGCTCAAGGCCGAGGTGGTCGCCGAGCAGCTGCGCCGGCTCGCGGGCCTCGACCTCCCCGTCACCGTCGAGGCCGTCGAGGGCGACCTGCCCGAGCAGCTGGCCGGGCTGCGCTGGCGCACCCGCCAGCAGTACGTCCGCCTCCCCGACGGCCGGCGCGGCCTGCGCAAGCACCGCTCCCGCGAGGTCGTCGTCGTCGACGACTGCCGCATCGCCCACCCCGACGCCCGCGAGCCGGGCCCCGGCACGGTGACCGAGCAGGTGGTCGGCCCGACCTCGACGCAGTCCTTCGAGGTCGCCGCCGACGGCTTCTGGCAGGTCCACCCGGGTGCCCCGCGGGTGCTCGTCGACACCGTGCTCGGCCTGCTGCAGCCGCAGCCCGGGGAGTCGGTCCTCGACCTGTACGCCGGCGTGGGGCTCTTCGCGCGCTTCCTCGGCGAGGCCGTGGGGGAGACCGGCCGGGTGGCCGCGATCGAGGGCGACCCGACCGCGGCCGGCCACGCCGAGACCAACTGCCCGGGGGCCGAGGTCACCGCCGGAGGCGTCGACGAGGTGCTCGCGGCGTCGTACGACGGGGCGTGGGACCTCGTCGTCCTCGACCCGCCCCGCGAGGGCGCGCGCCGTCCGATCGTCGAGCAGGTCGTGGCGCGGACCCCGCGCGCGGTGGCGTACGTCGCCTGCGACCCCGCCGCCCTGGCCCGCGACGTGGCGATCTTCGCCGAGCACGGCTACCGGCTGACCGCCCTGCGCGCCTTCGACCTCTTCCCGATGACGCACCACGTGGAATGCGTCGCGTTGCTCACGAAAAGCGCCTCTGACCTGCGGTGA
- a CDS encoding alpha/beta fold hydrolase, giving the protein MIEREIVTGRHSILVREAGDSEGTPIVYFHGTPGSRLDVSFGEEIATALGVRVVSFDRPGYGGSGPGPYSLISIAHDVEALADGLGIGRFAAFGWSGGGPFALAAAAVLGERVIRAGVAGGNAPFQQVPGALESFTDNDRLALSFLPDEPARAAEQFVIGNEEMLQTMMSVRDDEQAPWIDWLWGETDPGVVSDPFLRGNLFSVLHEGLRQGPMGVAWDNVAWCGPWGIEVEDIRCPVHLWYGELDQMAPPVNGEWLRHHLPDASLVVYPGEGHLVPLRHWEEIVGTLTR; this is encoded by the coding sequence ATGATCGAGCGCGAGATCGTGACGGGGCGTCATTCGATCCTGGTCCGGGAAGCTGGGGACTCCGAGGGAACTCCGATCGTCTACTTCCACGGCACGCCCGGGTCGCGACTGGATGTCAGCTTCGGTGAGGAGATCGCCACGGCACTGGGCGTCCGGGTGGTCAGCTTCGACCGGCCGGGCTACGGCGGCTCTGGTCCCGGTCCGTACAGCCTCATCAGCATCGCGCACGATGTCGAGGCTCTCGCGGACGGTCTCGGTATCGGGCGGTTTGCAGCATTCGGGTGGTCAGGGGGTGGACCCTTTGCGCTAGCCGCCGCGGCAGTGCTGGGCGAACGCGTGATCCGTGCGGGCGTGGCTGGTGGGAACGCGCCGTTCCAACAGGTGCCGGGGGCGCTCGAGAGCTTCACCGACAACGACCGCCTTGCTCTCTCCTTCCTCCCCGACGAGCCGGCTCGTGCCGCCGAACAGTTCGTCATCGGCAACGAGGAGATGTTGCAAACCATGATGTCGGTCCGCGACGACGAGCAGGCCCCCTGGATCGACTGGCTCTGGGGCGAGACGGATCCGGGCGTGGTCAGTGACCCGTTCCTGCGCGGAAACCTGTTCTCGGTGCTGCATGAGGGCTTGCGGCAAGGGCCGATGGGAGTTGCCTGGGACAACGTCGCCTGGTGCGGCCCATGGGGTATCGAGGTGGAGGACATCCGATGCCCGGTCCATCTCTGGTACGGCGAACTCGACCAGATGGCTCCACCTGTCAACGGCGAATGGTTGCGGCACCACCTGCCCGACGCCAGCCTCGTCGTCTACCCCGGAGAGGGGCACCTGGTGCCGCTGCGGCACTGGGAGGAAATCGTGGGGACTCTGACCCGCTAG
- a CDS encoding alpha/beta fold hydrolase, which produces MPLLVPTDDGRSLEVLDAGPDDGFPLLYHHGTPQGAVPFPTLERAAAEQGLRVISYSRPGYGASSPRPDGATTARVADDVADTVTVLDHLGVGDFLTIGWSGGGPRALACAALLPDRCLAAACCVGIAPADEYDGDIRDGMAEENVAEYTAVFAGVEALEAFLETQTGFFTVSADDVAAGLGALAPPVDRAALDGELAGYLAASVNAAGRQGIVGWRDDDMTHTRPWGFDLQAIRVPVSVWQGRLDAMVPFTHAEWLAVNVAGASAQLLEGEGHLSLIQKAPEILEDLRQLGGIPTP; this is translated from the coding sequence GTGCCACTCCTCGTCCCGACAGACGACGGCCGCAGCCTCGAGGTGCTCGACGCGGGGCCGGACGACGGGTTCCCGCTCCTGTACCACCACGGGACTCCCCAAGGTGCGGTGCCTTTCCCGACCCTGGAGCGCGCCGCGGCGGAGCAGGGTCTCCGGGTGATCTCCTACTCGCGCCCGGGGTACGGCGCCTCGTCGCCGCGCCCGGACGGGGCAACGACGGCGCGGGTCGCCGATGACGTCGCGGACACCGTCACGGTGCTCGACCACCTCGGGGTGGGCGACTTTCTCACCATCGGGTGGTCCGGCGGTGGGCCGCGCGCGCTGGCCTGCGCCGCGCTGCTGCCGGACCGGTGTCTGGCGGCCGCGTGCTGCGTCGGCATCGCTCCAGCCGACGAGTACGACGGGGACATTCGCGACGGCATGGCCGAGGAGAACGTCGCGGAGTACACGGCCGTCTTCGCCGGAGTCGAGGCGCTCGAGGCGTTCCTGGAGACCCAGACGGGGTTCTTCACCGTCAGTGCCGACGACGTCGCCGCAGGACTTGGCGCACTGGCGCCCCCGGTGGACCGCGCCGCGCTGGACGGCGAGCTGGCCGGGTATCTCGCAGCCTCGGTCAACGCTGCTGGACGTCAGGGCATCGTGGGGTGGCGCGACGACGACATGACCCACACGCGTCCCTGGGGGTTCGACCTGCAGGCGATCCGAGTACCGGTCTCGGTGTGGCAGGGCCGCCTGGACGCGATGGTGCCGTTCACCCACGCGGAGTGGCTGGCCGTGAACGTCGCCGGGGCGTCGGCGCAGCTGCTCGAGGGAGAGGGCCACCTGTCCCTCATACAGAAGGCCCCAGAGATCCTTGAGGATCTCCGCCAGCTCGGCGGCATACCCACGCCATGA
- a CDS encoding ERCC4 domain-containing protein produces MAVRSCVRRGAAIDLVLDRGRENRSQIIITNARGRQMIFWQTARTARQARPAVALPGARASGVADLEIAVDIRERYPFTFADRQATTRREPLSSGDYGLIVDGLLQATVERKSLADLVSSLTNGKLTFQLTELSAIPRAAVVVEERYSQVFKLDHVRPSVVADGIAECQIRFPAVPIVFCETRKLAQEWTYRFLAAARAGLAEEMIGDLAVRGLEAAPPLAPAPPSPSDVRRWASAPDIVVSDRGRIPVAVMDQYLEARARGAI; encoded by the coding sequence GTGGCGGTGCGCTCCTGCGTACGACGGGGCGCGGCGATCGACCTCGTGCTCGATCGCGGCCGGGAGAACCGCTCCCAGATCATCATCACCAATGCCCGCGGGCGTCAGATGATCTTCTGGCAGACCGCCCGCACTGCCAGGCAGGCACGTCCGGCGGTGGCTCTGCCTGGCGCCCGCGCCAGCGGGGTCGCCGACCTGGAGATCGCTGTCGACATCCGCGAGCGATATCCGTTCACGTTCGCCGACCGGCAGGCGACGACCCGTCGCGAGCCGCTCAGCTCCGGCGACTACGGGCTCATCGTCGACGGGTTGCTGCAGGCCACGGTCGAGCGGAAGTCGCTGGCCGACCTCGTCTCCTCGCTGACCAACGGCAAGCTGACGTTCCAGCTCACCGAGCTCTCCGCGATCCCGCGCGCCGCGGTGGTCGTCGAGGAGCGCTATTCCCAGGTCTTCAAGCTCGACCACGTTCGGCCGAGTGTCGTGGCCGACGGGATCGCCGAGTGCCAGATCCGATTCCCCGCCGTGCCGATCGTCTTCTGCGAGACCCGCAAGCTCGCCCAGGAGTGGACCTACCGCTTCCTCGCGGCTGCCCGGGCCGGGTTGGCGGAGGAGATGATCGGCGACCTCGCCGTACGCGGCCTCGAGGCGGCTCCGCCGCTCGCGCCCGCACCGCCGAGCCCGTCGGACGTACGTCGCTGGGCGTCCGCGCCCGACATCGTCGTCTCCGACCGCGGCCGGATCCCGGTGGCAGTGATGGATCAGTACCTCGAAGCCCGCGCTCGCGGCGCGATCTGA